The following proteins are co-located in the Mycolicibacterium goodii genome:
- a CDS encoding MerR family transcriptional regulator, translating to MAGRVSIGDFAVMTHLSRKALRHYHEIGILVPAHIDAHTGYRFYDTGQVDDAHIIRRFRELNMPIPDIKALLAADHGATRNEIIAAHLRRMEEQLEQTRDAVVELRELLDPVRAHPLVEVRLEPAIEVWSVSATVDGTGIGEWFTRSADILSAALSGSGVSPGGAMGGIYDRGLFAGERGRATLYVPVGHPVAVPAQVQVQTIPQQEVAVLVHPGSQAGIDRSYGELGAYVYEHLISREGPIRERYVGAPAADLVAFTATEICWPILATTPPSR from the coding sequence GTGGCGGGACGTGTCTCGATCGGGGACTTCGCGGTGATGACCCATCTGAGCAGGAAGGCGCTGCGTCACTATCACGAGATCGGGATCCTCGTCCCCGCGCACATCGACGCCCACACCGGCTATCGCTTCTACGACACCGGCCAGGTCGACGATGCGCACATCATCCGTCGGTTCCGTGAACTGAACATGCCGATCCCCGACATCAAGGCCCTGCTCGCCGCGGACCACGGCGCCACGCGCAACGAGATCATCGCGGCGCATCTGCGCCGCATGGAAGAGCAGCTCGAGCAGACCAGGGACGCCGTGGTCGAACTGCGGGAACTGCTCGACCCGGTGCGGGCGCACCCACTGGTCGAAGTGCGCCTCGAACCGGCGATCGAGGTCTGGAGCGTGAGCGCGACAGTCGACGGCACCGGCATCGGGGAGTGGTTCACCCGAAGTGCCGACATCCTCAGCGCCGCGCTGAGCGGCTCGGGTGTGAGCCCGGGCGGGGCCATGGGTGGGATCTATGACCGCGGGTTGTTCGCCGGTGAGCGCGGTCGGGCCACGCTGTACGTGCCGGTTGGCCATCCGGTGGCCGTACCCGCGCAGGTTCAGGTACAGACGATCCCGCAGCAGGAGGTGGCGGTGCTCGTCCATCCCGGATCGCAGGCAGGCATCGACCGCAGTTACGGCGAACTGGGCGCCTACGTCTACGAGCATCTGATCAGCCGGGAAGGGCCGATCCGTGAGCGCTACGTCGGCGCGCCTGCAGCCGACCTCGTGGCCTTCACGGCCACCGAGATCTGCTGGCCGATCCTCGCCACCACGCCGCCGTCGCGGTGA
- a CDS encoding ABC transporter permease, translated as MTTTAMAEATDTTAEPKVVKGTRRWGDVGLRIVAGLVLLYLFLPIFVIVLFSFNNPAGKFNYTWQGFTLDNWKNPFKYPALTEALKLSLNVAAVSTSIALVLGTLVAIALVRQRWRGQRAVDTFLVLPLTAPEVVMGASLLTLFLDLNWAAGYSTIVIAHIAFQISFIAMTVRARVRGFDWTLEDASMDLGASPTRTFFKVTLPLIVPGIVAAAMLSFALSLDDFIITYFVSGSTVTYPLYVNAAVKAAVPPQINVLATAILVISLMLLAAGTLYRRKRIEV; from the coding sequence ATGACCACGACCGCGATGGCGGAAGCCACCGACACCACCGCCGAACCGAAAGTCGTCAAGGGCACGCGGCGCTGGGGTGATGTGGGTCTGCGGATCGTCGCCGGCCTGGTTCTGCTGTACCTGTTCCTGCCGATCTTCGTGATCGTGTTGTTCTCGTTCAACAATCCGGCGGGCAAATTCAACTACACCTGGCAGGGTTTCACCCTCGACAACTGGAAGAACCCCTTCAAGTACCCGGCGCTGACCGAGGCGCTGAAGTTGAGCCTCAACGTGGCCGCGGTGTCCACCTCAATCGCACTCGTCCTCGGCACCCTCGTCGCCATCGCGCTGGTACGCCAGCGGTGGCGCGGCCAGCGGGCCGTCGACACGTTCCTGGTGCTGCCGCTCACCGCGCCCGAAGTCGTGATGGGTGCATCGCTGCTCACCCTGTTCCTCGACCTCAACTGGGCCGCGGGCTATTCCACGATCGTCATCGCGCACATCGCATTCCAGATCAGCTTCATCGCGATGACGGTCCGGGCCCGGGTGCGTGGATTCGACTGGACGCTCGAGGATGCCTCGATGGACCTCGGGGCGAGCCCGACCCGCACGTTCTTCAAGGTGACCCTGCCGCTGATCGTGCCCGGCATCGTGGCCGCGGCGATGCTGTCGTTCGCGCTGTCGCTCGACGACTTCATCATCACCTACTTCGTCAGCGGATCCACCGTGACCTACCCGCTGTACGTCAACGCGGCGGTCAAGGCCGCGGTGCCACCACAGATCAACGTGCTGGCAACCGCGATCCTGGTGATCAGCCTGATGCTGCTCGCCGCAGGAACCCTGTACCGGCGCAAGCGCATCGAGGTCTAA
- the derI1 gene encoding D-erythrulose 4-phosphate isomerase DerI1, whose protein sequence is MALRVVVGSDDAGYEYKEALKGDLAADDRVAEVIDVGVGSDEDTAYPHIAVAAARLIADGKADRALLVCGTGLGVAISANKVPGIRAVTAHDSFSVERSVLSNNAQVLCFGQRVVGLELARRLAREWLGYEFDPASKSAEKVDAICGYEPAPK, encoded by the coding sequence ATGGCTCTACGAGTCGTTGTCGGCTCAGATGACGCCGGCTACGAGTACAAGGAGGCGCTCAAGGGTGACCTCGCCGCCGATGACCGCGTGGCCGAGGTGATCGACGTCGGTGTCGGCTCGGATGAGGACACCGCCTACCCGCATATCGCGGTCGCCGCGGCCCGCCTGATCGCCGACGGCAAGGCCGATCGCGCGCTGCTGGTGTGCGGGACCGGACTCGGCGTGGCGATCAGCGCCAACAAGGTGCCCGGGATCCGTGCCGTCACCGCCCACGACAGCTTCTCGGTCGAGCGTTCGGTGCTGTCGAACAACGCGCAGGTCCTGTGCTTCGGCCAGCGGGTGGTGGGCCTGGAGTTGGCGCGCCGCCTGGCCCGCGAATGGCTGGGTTACGAGTTCGACCCCGCAAGCAAATCGGCGGAGAAGGTCGACGCCATCTGCGGGTACGAGCCGGCCCCGAAGTAG
- a CDS encoding M42 family metallopeptidase, whose product MVDHDDGFSRALLQELLSAYGPCGQEDAVREVCRRELEPVVDAVWTDAAGNLVGLLRGAPESSGHVAPTRVMAHMDELAMLVKRVEPDGTLALTPLGTMYPANFGLGPVAMLGEHETLCGVLALGSEHTTAESPRIWATKPDQGDKALDWPDVYVFTGRTPDGLRDAGIGIGTRVCIDRSKRTLVGVGDYLGCYFMDDRAVVTALLQTARLLHGRDHCPPGDTYFVFTTNEEIGGSGGSYASRTLPGDLTLALEVGPTEQEYGTRVAGGPIVAYSDAQCVYDKDVADRLVEVAGALGLDPQPAVLGAFESDASHAKSNGQSPRAALLCMPTLSTHGYEVIARTAIRAMADVLVEFLVGA is encoded by the coding sequence GTGGTTGATCACGACGACGGGTTCTCCCGTGCGCTGCTTCAGGAACTGCTGTCGGCCTACGGCCCGTGCGGACAGGAGGACGCGGTCCGCGAAGTCTGCCGCCGTGAACTCGAACCTGTCGTCGACGCGGTATGGACCGACGCGGCAGGCAATCTCGTCGGTCTGCTGCGCGGAGCACCGGAAAGCTCGGGGCACGTAGCACCCACGCGCGTGATGGCGCACATGGACGAACTCGCCATGCTCGTCAAACGGGTCGAGCCCGACGGCACCCTCGCCCTCACGCCGTTGGGCACGATGTACCCGGCGAATTTCGGCCTGGGCCCGGTGGCGATGCTCGGTGAGCACGAAACGCTGTGCGGGGTACTGGCTCTCGGCTCCGAGCACACCACCGCCGAGAGCCCGCGCATCTGGGCGACCAAACCCGATCAGGGCGACAAGGCCCTCGACTGGCCCGATGTGTACGTCTTCACCGGCCGCACTCCGGATGGGTTGCGCGACGCCGGCATAGGGATCGGCACCAGGGTGTGTATCGACCGCAGCAAGCGGACCCTCGTCGGGGTCGGCGACTATCTCGGCTGCTACTTCATGGACGACCGCGCGGTGGTCACCGCCCTGCTGCAGACCGCACGGCTCCTGCACGGTCGTGACCACTGTCCGCCGGGGGACACCTATTTCGTGTTCACCACCAACGAGGAGATCGGCGGATCCGGTGGCTCCTACGCGAGTCGCACGCTGCCCGGTGACCTGACGTTGGCACTCGAGGTCGGGCCGACCGAGCAGGAATACGGCACCCGCGTCGCCGGTGGCCCCATCGTCGCCTACAGCGACGCGCAGTGCGTCTACGACAAGGACGTCGCCGACCGACTGGTGGAGGTCGCAGGCGCTCTCGGCCTGGATCCGCAGCCGGCGGTGCTCGGCGCGTTCGAGTCGGATGCTTCGCACGCCAAGAGCAACGGACAGTCGCCGCGCGCCGCCCTGTTGTGCATGCCGACGCTGAGTACGCACGGCTACGAGGTGATCGCGCGCACCGCCATCCGCGCGATGGCCGACGTCCTCGTCGAGTTCCTCGTCGGCGCCTGA
- a CDS encoding ABC transporter permease, with protein sequence MAGVATSSRQRSKIAPYLMILPALVYLGIFFVVPFFSLARTSLSSSGGSIYLPTLTFDWNFGNYLHAFTAYQDQILRSFGYAFVATVLCVILAFPLAYVIAFKAGRFKNLILGLVILPFFVTFLIRTIAWKTILADDGWVVSALGSVGLLPDEGRLLSTPWAVIGGLTYNWIIFMILPLYVSLEKIDPRLIEASKDLYSSNSRSFTKVILPLSMPGVLAGSMLVFIPAVGDFINADYLGSTQTTMIGNVIQKQFLVVKDYPAAAALSMVLMAIILVGVLMYTRALGTEDLV encoded by the coding sequence TTGGCCGGTGTAGCCACCAGTAGCAGGCAGCGGAGCAAGATCGCCCCCTACCTGATGATCTTGCCCGCGCTGGTGTACCTCGGGATCTTTTTCGTGGTGCCGTTCTTCTCGCTGGCGCGCACCTCGCTGTCGTCGTCCGGTGGGTCGATCTATCTGCCCACGCTGACGTTCGACTGGAACTTCGGCAACTACCTGCACGCGTTCACCGCCTACCAGGACCAGATCCTGCGCTCGTTCGGCTACGCGTTCGTGGCCACCGTGTTGTGCGTGATCCTGGCGTTCCCGCTGGCCTACGTGATCGCGTTCAAGGCGGGCCGGTTCAAGAATCTGATCCTGGGCCTGGTGATCCTGCCCTTCTTCGTGACGTTCCTGATCCGCACGATCGCGTGGAAAACCATTCTGGCCGACGACGGTTGGGTGGTCAGTGCGCTCGGTTCGGTCGGTCTGCTGCCCGACGAGGGTCGGCTGCTGTCGACCCCGTGGGCGGTGATCGGCGGCCTCACCTACAACTGGATCATCTTCATGATCCTGCCGCTGTACGTGAGCCTGGAGAAGATCGACCCGCGGCTCATCGAGGCGTCGAAGGACCTTTATTCGTCCAACAGCCGCAGCTTCACGAAAGTGATTCTGCCGCTGTCGATGCCGGGTGTGCTCGCGGGCAGCATGCTGGTGTTCATCCCCGCGGTCGGCGATTTCATCAACGCCGACTATCTGGGCAGCACACAGACCACGATGATCGGCAACGTCATCCAGAAACAATTCCTGGTGGTCAAGGACTACCCGGCGGCCGCGGCGCTGAGCATGGTGCTGATGGCCATCATCCTGGTCGGCGTTCTGATGTACACCCGCGCCCTCGGTACGGAGGACCTGGTATGA
- a CDS encoding RNA polymerase sigma factor produces MSDVPVWERSCTEWVAGLRATDLQVYHCAVTDLHAMLLKIARRELHRRNAPVSGVELDDMAHQAAADAMVAILAKLGSYRGESRFTTWVYTFVVFEVLNKLKRWRAHCHVHLWDAYWDAYDERFTAEPSHHVEARDAIAAVRRAVWVVLTERQRQLFIGAVVDGDPLDELAARFGITRNAVYKGVFDARRKIRAFLIAHGHLAVAVRDRS; encoded by the coding sequence ATGTCCGACGTGCCCGTGTGGGAGCGCAGTTGCACGGAGTGGGTCGCCGGCCTGCGCGCGACGGACCTGCAGGTGTACCACTGTGCGGTCACCGATCTGCACGCCATGCTGTTGAAGATCGCTCGGCGCGAACTCCATCGGCGCAACGCGCCGGTGAGTGGGGTGGAGCTCGATGACATGGCGCATCAGGCGGCGGCCGACGCGATGGTGGCGATTCTCGCCAAACTCGGCAGCTATCGCGGCGAGAGTCGGTTCACCACATGGGTTTACACGTTCGTGGTGTTCGAGGTGCTGAACAAACTCAAACGGTGGCGGGCCCATTGTCATGTGCACCTCTGGGACGCCTACTGGGACGCCTACGATGAGCGTTTCACCGCCGAACCGAGCCACCATGTCGAGGCGCGTGACGCGATCGCCGCGGTACGACGCGCGGTCTGGGTGGTTCTCACCGAGCGGCAACGACAACTGTTCATCGGCGCGGTGGTCGACGGCGATCCCCTCGACGAACTCGCCGCGCGGTTCGGCATCACCCGAAACGCGGTCTACAAAGGCGTTTTCGATGCCCGACGCAAGATCCGGGCGTTTCTGATCGCCCACGGCCATCTGGCCGTCGCGGTCAGGGATCGTTCATGA
- a CDS encoding spermidine/putrescine ABC transporter substrate-binding protein, which translates to MPNNIDPQLFARLAANRTSRRRFLGGGAAAAAALALGPAVLAACGSGGNGGSEATSAAPDDGSPASGTLRISNWPLYMADGFVAAFQTASGLTVDYKEDFNDNEQWFAKVKEPLSRKQDIGADLVVPTEFMAARLMGLNWLNEINESRVPNKKNLREDLLNSKVDPGRKYTAPYMTGMVGIAYNRAATGRDITKIDDLWDPAFKGRVSLLSDVQDGLGMIMQWQGSSVEDPTAESVQKAADFVREQKDRGQIRRFTGNDYADDLASGNVAVAQAYSGDVVQLQADNPDLKFVVPESGGDWFIDTMVIPYTTQNQKAAEAWIDYVYDRANYAKLVAFTQYVPVLSDMTDELAKIDPGVANNPLINPPAEMSAKLKSWAALTDEQTQEFNTIYTQVTGG; encoded by the coding sequence ATGCCGAACAACATCGACCCTCAGCTTTTCGCTCGTCTTGCCGCCAACCGCACCTCCCGACGCCGTTTCCTCGGCGGTGGCGCAGCAGCCGCTGCGGCCCTCGCCCTCGGCCCCGCCGTGCTGGCCGCCTGCGGCAGCGGGGGCAACGGCGGTTCCGAGGCCACTTCGGCTGCGCCCGATGACGGTTCGCCGGCGTCCGGCACCCTGCGGATCTCGAACTGGCCGCTGTACATGGCCGACGGCTTCGTCGCGGCATTCCAGACCGCGTCCGGTTTGACGGTCGACTACAAGGAAGACTTCAACGACAACGAGCAGTGGTTCGCCAAGGTCAAGGAGCCGCTGTCGCGCAAGCAGGACATCGGCGCGGACCTCGTCGTACCGACCGAGTTCATGGCCGCCCGGTTGATGGGCCTCAACTGGCTCAACGAGATCAACGAATCGCGTGTGCCGAACAAGAAGAACCTGCGCGAGGATCTGCTGAACTCCAAAGTCGACCCGGGCCGCAAGTACACGGCTCCGTACATGACGGGCATGGTCGGCATCGCCTACAACCGAGCGGCGACCGGACGCGACATCACCAAGATCGACGATCTGTGGGATCCGGCGTTCAAGGGTCGCGTCAGCCTGCTCTCCGACGTGCAGGACGGCCTGGGCATGATCATGCAGTGGCAGGGCAGCTCGGTCGAGGACCCGACCGCCGAGAGTGTGCAGAAGGCGGCCGACTTCGTCCGGGAGCAGAAGGACAGGGGCCAGATCCGGCGGTTCACCGGCAACGACTACGCCGACGACCTCGCCTCCGGCAATGTGGCTGTCGCCCAGGCGTATTCGGGTGACGTGGTCCAGCTCCAGGCCGACAACCCCGATCTCAAGTTCGTGGTGCCCGAGTCCGGCGGCGACTGGTTCATCGACACCATGGTCATCCCGTACACCACCCAGAACCAGAAGGCCGCCGAAGCCTGGATCGACTACGTCTACGACCGCGCGAACTACGCCAAGCTCGTGGCCTTCACGCAGTACGTACCCGTGCTGTCCGACATGACCGACGAGCTGGCGAAGATCGATCCGGGAGTCGCCAACAACCCGTTGATCAACCCGCCTGCCGAGATGTCGGCCAAGCTGAAGTCGTGGGCGGCGCTGACCGACGAGCAGACCCAGGAATTCAACACCATCTACACCCAAGTGACCGGAGGCTGA
- the derK gene encoding D-erythrulose 4-kinase, with amino-acid sequence MTKLFNDPARFTEDMLVGFLDANARHVVGVPGGVVRAQTTRPGKVAVVIGGGSGHYPAFCGTVGPGFADGAVVGNIFTSPSAEEAASVARAAHGDAGVLLTTGNYAGDVMNFNLAVDQLRSEGIDAQYFAVTDDVASAERGQEAKRRGIAGDFTVFKCASAAAEEGLDLAGVVRVAEAANAATRTLGVAFDGCTLPGADHPLFTVPEGHMGLGLGIHGEPGVSEEKMPTAAGLAATLVDGVLGDRPDATEKRIAVILNGLGRTKYEELFVVWGEVSRLLRDRGYTIVEPEVGELVTSLDMAGCSLTVMWLDEELEHYWTAPADTPAYKKGAAPRSAQTGERRSDESAGAASSGPKLAELSDEDGRAGARMVVRAFDAMAEALADAEEELGRIDAVAGDGDHGRGMVKGSSAARQAATSALADGAGQGSTLTAAGKAWAAKAGGTSGVLWGALLTALGTRLGDTGRPDSSAVAEAVRAGYDALIELGGAAPGDKTMLDAMLPFTEELERRVAQGESWQSAWRAAADVATEAARATADLRPKVGRARPLAERSVGTPDAGATSLALCARTVADCVTLTTQGEN; translated from the coding sequence ATGACCAAGTTGTTCAACGATCCGGCCCGGTTCACCGAGGACATGCTCGTCGGCTTCCTCGATGCCAATGCGCGCCATGTCGTCGGGGTTCCCGGCGGTGTGGTGCGCGCGCAGACCACCCGCCCGGGCAAGGTGGCGGTCGTGATCGGCGGCGGATCCGGTCACTACCCGGCGTTCTGCGGCACGGTGGGCCCCGGTTTCGCCGACGGCGCCGTCGTCGGCAACATCTTCACCTCGCCCTCGGCGGAAGAGGCCGCGTCGGTGGCGCGCGCCGCGCACGGCGACGCAGGCGTGCTGCTCACCACGGGCAATTACGCCGGTGACGTGATGAACTTCAACCTGGCCGTCGACCAGCTGCGCAGTGAGGGCATCGACGCGCAGTACTTCGCGGTCACCGACGACGTGGCCAGTGCCGAGCGTGGCCAGGAGGCCAAACGTCGCGGTATCGCAGGCGATTTCACGGTGTTCAAGTGTGCGAGTGCGGCGGCCGAGGAGGGCCTGGACCTCGCCGGTGTGGTCCGCGTGGCCGAGGCCGCCAACGCGGCCACCCGCACCCTGGGCGTGGCGTTCGACGGGTGCACCCTGCCCGGCGCCGATCACCCGCTGTTCACGGTCCCGGAAGGCCACATGGGTCTCGGGCTCGGCATCCACGGCGAACCGGGTGTGTCCGAGGAGAAGATGCCGACCGCGGCCGGTCTCGCGGCGACCCTGGTCGACGGGGTCCTCGGTGACCGTCCCGACGCCACCGAGAAGCGGATCGCGGTGATACTCAACGGTCTCGGCCGCACCAAGTACGAAGAGCTGTTCGTGGTCTGGGGCGAGGTTTCCCGGCTGCTGCGCGACCGTGGCTACACGATCGTGGAACCCGAGGTCGGTGAACTCGTGACCAGTCTGGACATGGCCGGTTGTTCGCTGACCGTGATGTGGCTCGACGAGGAACTCGAACACTACTGGACGGCACCGGCCGACACCCCCGCCTACAAGAAGGGTGCGGCGCCGCGGTCGGCCCAGACGGGCGAGCGGCGCTCCGACGAGTCCGCCGGGGCGGCATCATCGGGGCCGAAACTCGCCGAACTGTCCGACGAGGACGGCCGGGCCGGCGCCCGGATGGTGGTCCGCGCGTTCGACGCGATGGCCGAGGCACTCGCCGACGCCGAAGAGGAACTGGGCCGGATCGACGCGGTCGCCGGCGACGGTGACCACGGCCGCGGCATGGTCAAAGGCTCGTCGGCGGCGCGCCAGGCCGCGACGTCGGCGCTGGCCGACGGCGCCGGTCAGGGTTCGACGCTGACCGCGGCCGGAAAAGCCTGGGCCGCCAAGGCCGGTGGCACCTCGGGCGTGCTGTGGGGTGCTCTGCTCACCGCGCTGGGCACCCGTCTCGGCGACACCGGTCGTCCGGACTCGTCAGCCGTTGCCGAAGCGGTGCGCGCCGGGTACGACGCCCTGATCGAGTTGGGCGGGGCCGCGCCGGGCGACAAGACCATGCTCGACGCCATGCTTCCGTTCACCGAGGAGCTGGAACGCCGTGTCGCACAGGGCGAATCGTGGCAATCGGCCTGGCGGGCAGCGGCCGACGTCGCGACCGAGGCGGCCCGCGCGACCGCGGACCTGCGCCCGAAGGTCGGACGTGCCCGGCCGCTGGCCGAACGTAGTGTCGGCACGCCGGACGCAGGCGCCACATCGCTGGCGCTGTGCGCCAGGACCGTCGCCGACTGCGTCACCCTGACAACCCAAGGAGAGAACTGA
- a CDS encoding nitroreductase/quinone reductase family protein: protein MNDLMFVRAVNGAFSRLTRVPVVGSLVRRGVIVIRYTGRRSGQTFETPVGYRKMSDRVVIRVEMPDRKTWWRNFLGEGGPITLVGLDGADRTGHAVAHRDDAGKVSVTVQFDAT, encoded by the coding sequence ATGAACGATCTGATGTTCGTCCGTGCCGTCAACGGCGCATTCTCCCGGCTCACCCGCGTACCCGTGGTCGGATCGCTGGTGCGCCGCGGCGTGATCGTCATCCGGTACACGGGCCGACGCTCGGGCCAGACGTTCGAGACTCCGGTCGGCTACCGGAAAATGTCCGACCGGGTGGTGATCCGGGTCGAGATGCCCGACCGGAAGACGTGGTGGCGCAACTTCCTCGGCGAAGGCGGACCCATCACGCTGGTCGGGCTGGACGGCGCCGACCGCACCGGCCATGCCGTCGCACACCGCGACGACGCAGGCAAGGTGTCGGTCACCGTCCAGTTCGACGCGACTTAG
- a CDS encoding ABC transporter ATP-binding protein, whose translation MTSTVAAPAETGTAQSLTLSNLVKTYSSRGRESFTAVKGIDLDIRPGELVALLGPSGCGKTTTLRMIAGLETVTSGSIRIGDREVSQLPAAKRGVGVGFESYALYPPMSVRENLLYGLKARKVRGAEEMVAAISRRLEMDDMLDLRPAGLSSGQKQRVALARALVRNPPVLLLDEPLSHLDASARQRVRRELKVLQREFGYTTIVVTHDQVEALSLADRLAVMDAGVVQQFGTPDEVFDDPANLFVAQFVGEPQINVVRGTVRVEGGRAHVEIGSRAGTLPTTVTGVADGTQVSVGIRPQDCVLRPADSGDGIAATVAYFEHLLEFGLATSTVAGVEEGIVVQTPAVESYEPEQQVVVTAPAERVYLFDVESGERLR comes from the coding sequence GTGACATCCACCGTTGCGGCACCCGCCGAGACCGGGACCGCGCAGAGCCTCACCCTGAGCAACCTGGTCAAGACGTATTCGTCACGCGGTCGGGAGAGCTTCACCGCCGTCAAGGGCATCGATCTGGACATCCGGCCCGGTGAACTCGTGGCGCTGCTCGGCCCGTCGGGCTGCGGCAAGACCACCACCCTGCGGATGATCGCCGGACTCGAGACCGTCACCAGTGGCTCGATCCGGATCGGTGACCGCGAGGTCTCCCAGTTGCCCGCCGCGAAACGCGGTGTCGGCGTCGGATTCGAGAGCTACGCGCTGTACCCGCCGATGTCGGTGCGGGAGAACCTGCTCTACGGCCTCAAGGCGCGCAAGGTCAGGGGCGCCGAGGAGATGGTGGCCGCGATCAGCCGTCGCCTCGAGATGGACGACATGCTCGATCTGCGTCCGGCCGGTCTGTCCAGCGGCCAGAAGCAGCGCGTCGCACTGGCCCGTGCCCTGGTGCGCAACCCACCGGTGCTGCTGCTCGACGAGCCGCTCAGCCACCTCGACGCGTCGGCACGCCAGCGCGTGCGGCGTGAGTTGAAGGTCCTGCAGCGCGAGTTCGGGTACACCACCATCGTCGTCACCCACGATCAGGTCGAGGCCCTTTCGCTCGCCGACCGGCTGGCCGTCATGGACGCAGGCGTGGTGCAGCAGTTCGGCACACCCGACGAGGTGTTCGACGACCCGGCGAACCTGTTCGTCGCGCAGTTCGTCGGTGAACCGCAGATCAACGTGGTGCGCGGAACCGTGCGCGTCGAGGGCGGCCGCGCCCATGTCGAGATCGGTTCGCGCGCAGGTACGCTGCCCACCACGGTGACCGGCGTGGCCGACGGCACCCAGGTCAGCGTGGGCATCCGGCCGCAGGACTGCGTGCTGCGACCGGCGGACAGCGGCGATGGCATCGCCGCGACGGTCGCCTACTTCGAACACCTCCTGGAGTTCGGCCTGGCGACCAGCACCGTGGCCGGTGTCGAGGAGGGCATCGTGGTGCAGACCCCCGCTGTGGAAAGCTATGAACCCGAACAACAGGTGGTCGTGACGGCACCGGCCGAGCGCGTCTACCTGTTCGATGTGGAGTCAGGGGAGCGGTTGCGATGA
- a CDS encoding EamA family transporter, which translates to MAMGSMACVQVGLALAVSLIDEIGAEGAAWLRLAWAGVLMLAIVRPRPSAFSRSAFGTCVVLGVVTAGVTMLFMAALSRIPLGTAAALEFLGPLSVAVIHGKGLNRVLWPGLAGAGVLLLTQPWTGDVDPVGVLYALGAAVCWACYILLTQRVGDAVAGINGLAVSMPVAGVVSTIVVGPSVLGRMTPEILLIGIGLAILLPVVPFALEMLALRRLNAGAFGTLMSLEPAFAMVVGFVILAQVPGLAGVVGMCCVVAAGVGAARTGARDAPVPVEVG; encoded by the coding sequence ATGGCCATGGGCTCGATGGCCTGTGTGCAGGTCGGCCTTGCCCTCGCGGTGTCGCTGATCGACGAGATCGGCGCCGAGGGTGCGGCCTGGCTGCGGCTCGCATGGGCGGGGGTCCTGATGCTGGCCATCGTGCGGCCCCGTCCCTCTGCCTTCAGCCGGTCGGCGTTCGGCACGTGTGTGGTGTTGGGCGTCGTCACCGCGGGCGTCACGATGCTGTTCATGGCGGCGTTGTCGCGCATCCCGCTCGGAACCGCGGCGGCGTTGGAGTTCCTCGGCCCCCTCTCGGTTGCGGTGATCCACGGCAAAGGCCTCAACCGTGTGCTGTGGCCCGGTCTGGCCGGCGCGGGTGTCCTGCTGCTGACGCAGCCGTGGACCGGGGATGTCGACCCCGTGGGTGTGCTCTACGCGTTGGGTGCAGCCGTGTGCTGGGCGTGCTACATCCTGCTCACGCAACGGGTGGGCGACGCGGTCGCCGGGATCAACGGTCTTGCGGTGTCGATGCCGGTCGCCGGTGTGGTCTCGACGATCGTGGTCGGGCCCTCGGTGCTCGGCCGGATGACCCCCGAGATCCTGCTCATCGGCATCGGTCTGGCGATCCTGCTGCCGGTCGTGCCGTTCGCGCTCGAGATGCTGGCGCTGCGGCGGCTGAACGCAGGCGCGTTCGGCACCCTGATGAGCCTGGAGCCTGCCTTCGCGATGGTGGTCGGATTCGTCATCCTCGCGCAGGTGCCGGGCCTGGCCGGCGTGGTGGGGATGTGCTGCGTCGTCGCCGCCGGGGTCGGGGCAGCGCGGACGGGCGCGCGCGATGCGCCGGTACCGGTCGAGGTTGGTTGA